In a single window of the Streptomyces sp. HUAS ZL42 genome:
- a CDS encoding TetR/AcrR family transcriptional regulator, with translation MAHVSAAERRPQLIKAAIDLMAREGVAAGSTRAIAAELGVAQATVHYTFGTKEDLYRAVMEQLTEDLVTQVEQAAPTDTGFEDTIVTLAEALWRTVLEQPASYQLLTELSMFALRTPHLQEALQGHHRGISAVTAKLISEAAERTGHQLAQPAETIARFFLAGFDGLTMQHLSLPDEEAERVCLRALISAVLAMA, from the coding sequence ATGGCTCATGTATCCGCGGCGGAGCGCCGCCCCCAACTGATCAAGGCGGCCATCGACCTCATGGCCAGGGAGGGCGTGGCCGCCGGAAGTACCCGTGCCATCGCCGCCGAGCTGGGGGTGGCCCAGGCGACCGTGCACTACACCTTCGGCACGAAGGAAGATCTGTACCGGGCCGTCATGGAGCAGCTCACCGAGGACCTGGTCACGCAGGTGGAGCAGGCGGCGCCCACGGACACGGGCTTCGAGGACACGATCGTCACGCTCGCCGAGGCCCTGTGGCGCACCGTGCTCGAACAGCCCGCGTCCTACCAGCTCCTCACGGAACTGTCCATGTTCGCCCTGCGCACGCCCCATCTCCAGGAGGCTCTGCAAGGCCACCACCGCGGCATCTCGGCCGTGACGGCGAAGCTGATCAGCGAGGCCGCCGAACGCACAGGGCACCAGCTCGCTCAGCCCGCCGAGACGATCGCGAGGTTCTTCCTCGCGGGCTTCGACGGGCTGACGATGCAGCACCTCTCACTGCCGGACGAGGAGGCCGAAAGGGTCTGCCTGCGAGCCCTGATCTCCGCCGTCCTGGCCATGGCCTGA
- a CDS encoding RICIN domain-containing protein, which yields MINGNSGKALDVANASTADGAIVIQGPVTGGSNQDWQVVSL from the coding sequence GTGATCAACGGCAACAGCGGCAAGGCGCTGGACGTCGCCAACGCCTCGACCGCCGACGGCGCCATCGTCATCCAGGGGCCCGTCACCGGCGGCTCCAACCAGGACTGGCAGGTCGTCAGCCTCTGA
- a CDS encoding discoidin domain-containing protein — protein MSFSVASDGRITISGIYRTTHPQDSVVGVTLDRPVQPTDIAAGRIATADSEETSKGHTAAKAVDGATATRWCANDGNTGHWL, from the coding sequence TTGTCGTTCTCGGTCGCAAGCGACGGCCGGATCACGATCAGCGGCATCTACCGCACCACCCACCCCCAGGACAGCGTCGTCGGCGTCACATTGGACCGCCCCGTACAGCCGACCGACATCGCCGCCGGCAGGATCGCGACCGCCGACAGCGAGGAGACGTCCAAGGGCCACACGGCGGCCAAGGCGGTCGACGGGGCCACCGCCACCCGCTGGTGCGCGAACGACGGCAACACCGGCCACTGGCTCTAG